In the Commensalibacter nepenthis genome, CAGGAGGTATCGTCTGATCGGTCATGGCTTTGACCATATCTTGAGCCAAAATAGCAGAATCTTTTTCTGTTAATAAAGCCTCTGTTGGTACTGGAACAATTAACCGTGCTGGCGGAGGTACTGTTAATTTCCCTCCTGCTGAACCTTCTTTTTTCTCAAAAGGATGAGGCATCGTGACACATCCAACCAATGGGATCATCACCAATAAGCTCAATCCTACTTTGACAAAAGATGTTCTGTGAATACACAACATTGATTATCCCCTTTTATTACAAGCAATCACTGAAATCTGATGCCCCAAAGGTCCTCCTCCAGCAAGTGTCCGACGGCGGTGACTGAAAAAATGCGTTTCATCGCCCAACGTATCTCTGCCCATCAACGCAGCAATAGCGACACGTCTTCTTCTTAACCGATCCACACAATAATGACCCAAATCAAAAAGATATTGGTCATCAGTCACATGTTTGAAAAAGACACCTGCATGAACATCTTGATCTAAAACCTGCTGTTTCATGTCTTCTTTGACTTCATAACGAGACCCATCAATACAAGGTCCTACTACAGCAATAATCTCGTTTGTTTTGGCGCCTAACGCTTCCATCTGTGTGATGGTTTCTTCCAAAACACCACTGGCAGCACCGCGCCATCCTGCATGTGCAGCCCCAACAATACGCCCATCAAATGTCGTAAATAACACAGGTCCACAATCAGCCGTCAAAACGCTGACCGCTATGTCTGGATCATCCGTAACACCCCCATCAACTTCGTGACGATCGCAGTTTTCTTTGGTTACATGCATGATTTTGGCACTATGGACCTGCATACCACCCCATAAATATTCATTAGAGACCCCTATATTCTGAGCAACACGATGTCTATTTTCAGTAATATGTTCAGGGTTATCTTCAGTTTTAATACCACAATTCAAAGACGCATAGCCCCCTTGGGAAACGCCCCCAATACGTGTAAAAAAACCGTGCCGAACTTTCTCTTTCAGCAAAGAATGACGAATAACCAAAAGCTCAGCACTCATTTATTTATTTTTCTTCCTTATTCAATTCAAACGCAGGAGGTACAGGTAAGTCAGGATGCATAATTGCCATGACTTTGAATAAATCCCCCATTGCGCTGGGATCTATTAAACGATAAACAGCCTCTGCAATATGTTTTTGTTCTAGTTCCGTAGCGTGTACTGCTAACATTCTGGCTCTCACAAGCAACCCTAGTTGTTTTAAAAATTCACCTTGGGTTTGAATACCATAAGCCTGCGCGCCTGTTGCTATCACAATTTCTTTTAATGCTAAAAAATCAATATGAGCCGTTAAATCTGCCTCGCCTGGATTAATCAAAGGCGAAACATTCACCCCTCCAGCAATAGCTTGTAACGTATCACCCCACACAGCACTTGCATATCCATAATCAATAAACAGAGCAGCCCCACCGTTTTTGCATATTCTTGTCGCAAGATTCTTTATAATATCTTGCCCAACTTCACAAACCTCAACAATTTCACCTTCTTTCACGGGACGATCAAAAATTGGTGCATGAGGTAATATTTCAATAGGTTTTTGTACTAACTGCCCATCCTGAACATAATGTTCTGCCCATTCATGCGCATTGAGTTTAACAAATTGACGAATGGGTAAAGCATCCAAAAACTCATTGGCAATCAAAATAATGGGCTGAGAGGGAATAGAATCAATCGTATCATACCAACTTATTGACAAATTTGTATGACCAGCAATAGCTTGCTTTTGTATTTGCCGTAAACGTTCAGAAGTTTCTACAAAAATAATAGAGCAATTTTGATAAATATCTGGAGCGGCTTGGCGAATAACACGTAACATATCCGCCATTAGTGTGCCTTGACCTGGTCCAGCCTCTACCAAGGTAATGGCTGTATGGGTTGGCATAGAATGAATAACCGCAATCACCCAAGCTGCGATTAATTCACCAAACATTTGAGAAATTTCTGGTGCTGTTATAAAATCAGCAAAAGGGTTTTTTCGTCTATAATAGGCAGTGTTTGCCGCCGCCATAAAATGATCCAACCTGATCGCTTGACTGTTAGTCATTTCTCGACAATTAACCCTTTAAGCTTTGGAAGACGAAAAGATTGCCAAATAAAGAATGATCCAGCGATAACCATCGGTATACATAAAATCTGACCCATTGTAATACCACCAACGATAAACCCAAGGAAGTCATCTGGCTCACGAAATAATTCACAAAAACTTCGTGCAATTGCATAGCCTAATAAAAAGATACCAGACAATAATCCTGCATGTTCACGAATAGATTTACGATATGCTAAAATCATCATAATGATAAATAACACAACCCCTTCTAAAAGACATTCATAGAGTTCAGAAGGATGTCTGGCACCCACTACATTCGGATAAAACATACGCCATGGTAACCAATCAGGGGCTACTCGTCCAACCAATTCATGATTAATGAAATTAGCAAAACGCCCTAATCCAAGACCTAACGGGACGACTGTGGTAACGCGATCAGAAAAACCAAGAAAACTTAACTTATATTTACGTGTAAATAAAATCAGCGCAATAATAACACCCAACGCCCCACCGTGGAAAGACATCCCCCCATGCCAAACTTTAAAAATCTCTAGAGGATGTGGCAAGTAATATCCAGGTTGATAAAAGAGGCAATATCCCAATCTCCCCCCAAGAATAACCCCAAGGGTTGCCCATGTAAGAAAATCGTCCACTTGCTCTTTGGTTGCAACGATCGGATCTTTTCTGACCAAACGACGAACCAATAACCATCCACAAATCAATGCCGTGATATATGCCATTGCATACCAACGAATGGATAATGGACCAATCTGTAACATCACAGGATTAAGGTTAGGATAATACAATGGACCAAACATGAGCAGCTTTATCTTTCAATGAAATAATCAAAAAAATTATTTACAGGTAAGAATCTGATTTAAGCAAGTAGTCATGAATATAGTGCCCTATTCCATCTTCTAGTGATGTGAATGGTTTCGTATATCCAGCCTTTCTTATTTTATCCATGTTGGCTTGGGTAAAATATTGATATTGCCCCTTTAAAGCATCAGGCATTTCAATGAAATCAACCTTTTTATCGACATTCATCGCACTACACACAGCATATGCCAAATCTAGATAGGTTCTGGCTTGTCCTGTTCCGCAATTATAAATACCACTAATCGCCGTAGGATTCTCTATAAACCACAAGATCATATCAACCACATCCCCAACCCAAATAAAATCTCGGGCTTGACCGCCATCCGCCAAGTGAGCTTGATCTGATTTAAAGAGTTTTGGGGCATTCCCTTGGGCAATATCGTCAAATTTTACTTTGACGACTGAGATCATTTTGTCTTTGTGATATTCATTTGGTCCATAAACATTAAAGAATTTCAATCCCACCCATTGTGGAGGGCAAGGTTGATGGGTTCTGACCATTTTCAATACGTGCATATCGAACACTTGCTTAGACCAACCATATAAATTCAATGGCTTTAATTGATGCACAATACTGTGATTATCACTAAATTCAGATGCTTTATTCGCCCCGCCATAGGTCGCAGCAGAGGACGCATAAATAAATCTAACCTGATGTTGCGCGCACCATTTCCATAATTTCATCGATAAATCAACATTGGTTTGCCAGACTAAGTCCCCATCACGGGCAGTCGTTTCACTAATCGCACCCAAATGCACCACGGCTGTCACCTTTTCTGCAACATCCAAGAAATCATCCAGATTCTCTGGTGCAATAACGTTATCTGGAGCATGTTTGGCAATATTACGCCATTTTCCTTGATTCCCTAACCAATCAACGATAACTGTTTCTTCTTTTAACGCGTAAAGTTTTGCTTGTAAGCAAGAACCAATAAAGCCAGTCGCACCAGTGATAATGATCATAATATTTTTCGAATACACAGATTGTAAGTTAAAAACCAAAGACAAATTTACAAAAAGCATGATACCTAGCTATAATGAATTATACTAGTCTCTATATCTACTTTTTTAACTAGGAGTATAAATTATGTCTGATCCTAAAAAAATATTTGGCGATGCGTCAAAAGCAGCTGGCAGTGCTTTTTCTGTATTTGGCGGCATCAAAGAAGAAATCTCCGGGATTGTCAAAGGGCGTGTTGATGAAATTTTATCTACGCTACATCTTGTACGTCGTGAAGAATTTGAAATTATGACAGAGATTGCCAGCCGTACTCGTTCTGCTCAAGAACAATTAGAAGAGCAAGTTGCAAAATTAGAAGAACGCCTTGCGGAACTCGAAAACAAAAACAAGTAAAATCAACGCAGTCATTGCTGTTTGATTGAAAAATATCACAAAGCCCACCTTACTATTTTTGAAAGGAAATTCTGAATGGATCTTATAGAATGGGCAGATTTTGAAAAGATCGTGATGGTTGCTGGCACGATTATCAAAGTTGAAGAATTTCCAGAGGCTCGGAGACCTGCGTATAAAATATGGGTAGATTTCGGAGCTTATGGAGAGCGCAAAACCAGTGCTCAAATCGTCAGTCTTTATACAAAAGAAGAATTAATCGGCAAACAAATTATCGGTGTCATTAATTTTCCAGAAAAACAAATCGGTCCTTTTCGATCACAATTTTTACTGACAGGATTTGAAACAGACCAAGGGGTCGTCATTTCGACGATTGAACGCCCAGTTCCAAATGGGACAAAAATCTCTTAATCAACATTATGAAAGGAATTTAAAGATGGCAAATTTATCCCCTATTCTCTTAATTGGTTGCGGTCACATGGGACATGCAATGTTAAAAGGATGGTTACAAAAGGGACTAGAGGCTTCTGTCATTGTTCATCGTCATGCGCTTGATTTACCTTCCCCTCATCAACATGTGCAATCTATTGCAGACATTCCGAAAGAGTTCAAACCAAAAGCTATTATTTTGGCAATGAAGCCTGCTCAAGCCACAGAAATCATCCCTTCTTTGGCTCCTTGGACAAAAGAGGCTGTTATTTTATCTGTTCTGGGTGGACGTGACCTTACATGGTTAAAGAATCAATTCGGAGATCAACAACCTGTTGTTCGCGTTATGCCCAATACACCATCAGAACTTAGGCTGGGCATGACCTCTGTTGTTGCTGGCTCCACAGTAACCCAAGAACAAAAACAACTGACTGATGATTTATTACATGCAGTTGGTGAGGTCGCTTGGCTGGATTCAGAAAAAGACATGGATGTTGCAACTGCGATTGCGGGCTGTGGTCCTGCTTATATTTTCTTATTGGCTGAATTATTACAAAAAGTTGGCGAAGAAAAAGGACTTTCAACAAAATTAGCACGTTTATTGGCACGACAAACCGTCATTGGATCCGCAGCTTTACTTGGTCATTCTAGTCAAGAATCCGAAGCGCTTCGCAAAGCCGTCGCAACACCTGGTGGCATCACAGAGCGCGCTATCAACGTCTTAATCGATTCAAAAGCATGGCCAGATTCTTTATCCAAAGCCATTCAGGCTGCGGCTGATCGATCAAAAGAAATGGCTTCCTAGTCCCTCTGT is a window encoding:
- the rfaD gene encoding ADP-glyceromanno-heptose 6-epimerase → MIIITGATGFIGSCLQAKLYALKEETVIVDWLGNQGKWRNIAKHAPDNVIAPENLDDFLDVAEKVTAVVHLGAISETTARDGDLVWQTNVDLSMKLWKWCAQHQVRFIYASSAATYGGANKASEFSDNHSIVHQLKPLNLYGWSKQVFDMHVLKMVRTHQPCPPQWVGLKFFNVYGPNEYHKDKMISVVKVKFDDIAQGNAPKLFKSDQAHLADGGQARDFIWVGDVVDMILWFIENPTAISGIYNCGTGQARTYLDLAYAVCSAMNVDKKVDFIEMPDALKGQYQYFTQANMDKIRKAGYTKPFTSLEDGIGHYIHDYLLKSDSYL
- a CDS encoding tRNA-binding protein, whose product is MDLIEWADFEKIVMVAGTIIKVEEFPEARRPAYKIWVDFGAYGERKTSAQIVSLYTKEELIGKQIIGVINFPEKQIGPFRSQFLLTGFETDQGVVISTIERPVPNGTKIS
- a CDS encoding class I SAM-dependent methyltransferase is translated as MTNSQAIRLDHFMAAANTAYYRRKNPFADFITAPEISQMFGELIAAWVIAVIHSMPTHTAITLVEAGPGQGTLMADMLRVIRQAAPDIYQNCSIIFVETSERLRQIQKQAIAGHTNLSISWYDTIDSIPSQPIILIANEFLDALPIRQFVKLNAHEWAEHYVQDGQLVQKPIEILPHAPIFDRPVKEGEIVEVCEVGQDIIKNLATRICKNGGAALFIDYGYASAVWGDTLQAIAGGVNVSPLINPGEADLTAHIDFLALKEIVIATGAQAYGIQTQGEFLKQLGLLVRARMLAVHATELEQKHIAEAVYRLIDPSAMGDLFKVMAIMHPDLPVPPAFELNKEEK
- the lgt gene encoding prolipoprotein diacylglyceryl transferase yields the protein MFGPLYYPNLNPVMLQIGPLSIRWYAMAYITALICGWLLVRRLVRKDPIVATKEQVDDFLTWATLGVILGGRLGYCLFYQPGYYLPHPLEIFKVWHGGMSFHGGALGVIIALILFTRKYKLSFLGFSDRVTTVVPLGLGLGRFANFINHELVGRVAPDWLPWRMFYPNVVGARHPSELYECLLEGVVLFIIMMILAYRKSIREHAGLLSGIFLLGYAIARSFCELFREPDDFLGFIVGGITMGQILCIPMVIAGSFFIWQSFRLPKLKGLIVEK
- the proC gene encoding pyrroline-5-carboxylate reductase, with amino-acid sequence MANLSPILLIGCGHMGHAMLKGWLQKGLEASVIVHRHALDLPSPHQHVQSIADIPKEFKPKAIILAMKPAQATEIIPSLAPWTKEAVILSVLGGRDLTWLKNQFGDQQPVVRVMPNTPSELRLGMTSVVAGSTVTQEQKQLTDDLLHAVGEVAWLDSEKDMDVATAIAGCGPAYIFLLAELLQKVGEEKGLSTKLARLLARQTVIGSAALLGHSSQESEALRKAVATPGGITERAINVLIDSKAWPDSLSKAIQAAADRSKEMAS
- a CDS encoding accessory factor UbiK family protein, encoding MSDPKKIFGDASKAAGSAFSVFGGIKEEISGIVKGRVDEILSTLHLVRREEFEIMTEIASRTRSAQEQLEEQVAKLEERLAELENKNK
- the pgeF gene encoding peptidoglycan editing factor PgeF is translated as MSAELLVIRHSLLKEKVRHGFFTRIGGVSQGGYASLNCGIKTEDNPEHITENRHRVAQNIGVSNEYLWGGMQVHSAKIMHVTKENCDRHEVDGGVTDDPDIAVSVLTADCGPVLFTTFDGRIVGAAHAGWRGAASGVLEETITQMEALGAKTNEIIAVVGPCIDGSRYEVKEDMKQQVLDQDVHAGVFFKHVTDDQYLFDLGHYCVDRLRRRRVAIAALMGRDTLGDETHFFSHRRRTLAGGGPLGHQISVIACNKRG